From the genome of Acidobacteriota bacterium, one region includes:
- a CDS encoding acyl-CoA dehydrogenase family protein, producing the protein MLEFKLSEEQEALRDMAREFAENEMRPVAAKYDQGHEFPEDVMRKAFDVGFLTCTIPVEYGGGGIGDVDTVVLTEELSWGCAGMYTTMMANSLAFAPIILAGNEEQKKTFLAPFCREMGFASYCLTEREAGSDTTAIKTTARKVGTDYVINGSKCFITNGGVADLYVVFANSAPEKGARGISAFIVPRKTPGVTVGKVEDKMGHRASNTTELFFEDVRVPEGNRIGREGAGFLIAMRTFDRTRAAVGAAGVGVGRAALEYAVQYAKTRIQFDKPIAHFQSVAFKLADMAMKIQAARHLVWHAAWLMEQNRPCGRESAMAKCAGSDAGMDVALEALQIFGGYGYMKDYPIEKLVRDAKLLQIYEGTNEIQRLIISRDVIGPIKG; encoded by the coding sequence ATGCTCGAATTTAAGTTGTCTGAGGAGCAGGAAGCTCTCCGGGATATGGCCCGGGAATTTGCCGAAAATGAAATGCGTCCCGTCGCCGCCAAATACGATCAGGGTCATGAATTCCCCGAAGATGTGATGCGCAAGGCCTTTGATGTCGGGTTCCTGACCTGCACGATTCCCGTCGAATACGGCGGAGGCGGCATCGGCGATGTGGATACCGTCGTCCTGACGGAAGAACTGTCCTGGGGGTGTGCCGGAATGTACACGACCATGATGGCCAATTCCCTCGCCTTTGCCCCGATTATCCTCGCCGGAAACGAGGAGCAGAAAAAGACGTTCCTCGCGCCGTTCTGCCGGGAGATGGGATTCGCCTCGTATTGTCTGACCGAGCGCGAGGCCGGGTCCGACACGACGGCCATCAAGACGACGGCTCGAAAAGTCGGGACGGACTATGTCATCAACGGCTCGAAATGCTTCATCACGAACGGCGGCGTGGCCGATCTTTATGTTGTTTTCGCCAACTCGGCCCCGGAGAAGGGGGCGAGAGGCATCAGCGCCTTCATTGTTCCCCGAAAAACCCCGGGCGTGACGGTGGGCAAGGTCGAAGACAAGATGGGTCATCGGGCCTCAAACACGACCGAGCTTTTCTTTGAGGATGTCCGTGTTCCCGAGGGGAACCGTATCGGCCGCGAGGGCGCGGGTTTTCTCATTGCCATGAGGACGTTTGACAGGACGCGGGCCGCCGTAGGCGCCGCCGGAGTCGGCGTCGGGCGAGCGGCGCTCGAATATGCCGTTCAGTATGCCAAAACCCGCATCCAGTTCGATAAACCGATCGCCCACTTCCAATCCGTCGCCTTCAAACTTGCCGACATGGCCATGAAGATCCAGGCGGCCCGTCATCTTGTCTGGCATGCCGCCTGGCTCATGGAACAGAACCGGCCCTGCGGCAGGGAATCGGCCATGGCCAAGTGTGCTGGATCCGATGCCGGAATGGACGTCGCCCTCGAGGCCCTCCAGATCTTCGGCGGATACGGATACATGAAGGACTATCCCATCGAAAAACTGGTCCGGGACGCCAAGCTTCTTCAGATCTACGAGGGGACCAACGAAATCCAG
- a CDS encoding TIGR03960 family B12-binding radical SAM protein, producing the protein MPSIPQKKLDRVLRTVEKPGRYTGGEWNASAKNPATAEVRVALAYPDAYEIGMSHLGQKILYGLLNAQPHIAAERVFAPWPDFERGLREAGLPLFSLENRTPLVEFDILGFSLLYELNSTNILTMLDLGGLSLMSAERSGDQPLVLGGGPACFNPEPLADIFDLFLIGDGEEGILEIIDVVRTGKKRKDGKSALLKTLGGIPGVYVPSHYRAMPSRTSFHLVPRPVDGAPAKVEKRVLRDFQKSYFPRSIIVPNIRTVFDRVALEAARGCPQSCRFCQASVLYSPFRSKDPSYLVETLLESVRRTGYESSSLSALSIGDYPSLEETVRILMTELEDKGVSLSLSSLRPQALSDGIVENIVKVRKTGFTLVPEAGTDRLRRVINKDLREEDIRDALTYAFRRGWNLVKLYFMVGLPGEREEDLQGIADLIREGVALGRSLLKSSPRFHVSLSSFIPKPHTPFQWLPMDEASTLAGKIQTIKSLTRGLKSVEFKDHALETSVLEAVFSRGDRRLTPVLIAAWRKGARFDGWGDRFNARAWEDAFRETGVSRERYLEALPRDAELPWDIIDTGIHKSHLLNELDQALAERRTPACRDRSCADCRGCRFPDDKHSLPSQVCSGPPGKGMPEETPSGIPTDSSIRYRAFYGKTGRARFLSHIDLIHIIHRGFRRAGIVLEQTKGFHPKPRMVYGPALPLGMEAAREVLEFRSPCSLTEEEFLSRVNLSLPEGIRFSGLETVADGSPSLGASIQELRYTLDLTGEDVPPGASERTARRVAEMRADWPAAKVEIDEKNQQMVLRTPTEPGKGGRAQDIAAALLDIPHAVYLLRRDEVVVQRN; encoded by the coding sequence ATGCCTTCGATTCCGCAAAAAAAGCTGGACCGGGTCCTCCGGACCGTTGAAAAGCCGGGCCGATACACGGGCGGCGAATGGAACGCCTCGGCCAAGAATCCGGCGACCGCCGAGGTCCGGGTGGCGCTTGCCTATCCCGATGCCTACGAGATCGGAATGTCTCATCTCGGCCAGAAGATTCTTTACGGTCTGCTCAATGCCCAGCCTCACATTGCGGCGGAGAGAGTTTTCGCCCCTTGGCCGGATTTCGAACGCGGCCTCCGGGAGGCGGGCCTGCCGCTTTTCAGCCTGGAAAACAGGACCCCTCTGGTTGAGTTCGATATCCTGGGTTTTTCACTCCTTTATGAACTCAACTCCACGAACATATTGACCATGCTCGATCTCGGGGGGCTGTCCTTGATGAGTGCGGAGAGATCCGGCGATCAGCCCCTGGTCCTCGGCGGCGGCCCGGCCTGTTTCAACCCCGAACCTCTGGCCGACATTTTCGATCTTTTTTTGATCGGAGACGGAGAAGAGGGGATCCTTGAAATCATCGATGTCGTCAGGACCGGGAAGAAGCGGAAAGACGGAAAAAGCGCTTTGCTCAAGACTCTGGGGGGAATTCCCGGAGTCTATGTTCCGTCCCATTACCGTGCAATGCCGTCCCGAACTTCGTTTCATCTCGTGCCGCGACCCGTGGACGGAGCGCCCGCGAAGGTGGAAAAACGTGTTCTACGCGATTTTCAAAAATCCTACTTTCCCCGGTCGATCATCGTTCCCAACATCCGAACCGTATTTGACCGCGTCGCTCTTGAGGCGGCCCGCGGCTGCCCTCAATCCTGCCGGTTTTGCCAGGCTTCGGTTCTTTACTCTCCCTTCAGATCGAAAGATCCGTCTTATCTGGTCGAAACGCTTCTCGAAAGCGTAAGAAGGACGGGATATGAATCGAGTTCTCTTTCGGCGCTCTCCATCGGCGATTATCCCTCTCTCGAAGAGACGGTTCGAATCCTGATGACCGAACTCGAGGACAAAGGCGTCTCTTTGTCCCTGTCCTCGCTACGTCCCCAAGCCCTGTCCGATGGAATCGTCGAAAACATCGTCAAGGTCCGCAAGACGGGTTTCACGCTTGTCCCCGAGGCCGGAACGGACAGGCTCCGCCGGGTGATCAACAAGGATCTTCGGGAAGAGGACATTCGGGATGCCCTGACTTATGCCTTCCGCCGAGGCTGGAACCTGGTCAAGCTTTACTTCATGGTCGGACTTCCGGGAGAAAGAGAGGAGGATCTTCAGGGAATTGCGGACCTGATCCGGGAAGGTGTCGCGTTGGGCCGATCTCTCCTCAAATCGTCACCGCGGTTCCATGTCAGCCTGTCCTCCTTCATTCCCAAGCCGCACACGCCTTTCCAGTGGCTGCCTATGGATGAGGCCTCGACCCTGGCCGGAAAAATCCAAACCATCAAATCTTTGACCCGGGGATTGAAAAGCGTTGAGTTCAAGGATCATGCCCTGGAAACTTCGGTTTTGGAAGCCGTGTTTTCCAGGGGAGACCGGAGGCTGACGCCGGTTCTTATCGCGGCCTGGAGAAAAGGCGCGCGTTTCGACGGTTGGGGAGACCGGTTCAATGCGCGGGCCTGGGAAGACGCCTTTCGGGAGACGGGGGTTTCCCGCGAGCGTTATCTGGAGGCTCTGCCGCGGGATGCCGAACTCCCGTGGGATATCATCGATACGGGGATTCACAAGTCCCATCTCCTCAACGAACTCGATCAGGCCCTTGCGGAACGGCGGACCCCGGCCTGCCGGGACAGATCGTGTGCCGATTGCCGGGGATGCCGCTTCCCGGATGATAAGCACAGCCTTCCCTCACAGGTCTGTTCCGGACCGCCCGGAAAGGGGATGCCGGAGGAGACCCCGTCCGGAATTCCGACCGATTCTTCCATCCGGTATCGGGCCTTTTATGGAAAAACCGGCCGGGCCCGGTTCCTCTCGCATATCGATCTCATCCACATCATTCATCGCGGTTTCCGACGAGCGGGTATCGTGCTCGAGCAGACCAAGGGCTTTCATCCCAAGCCCCGCATGGTCTACGGTCCGGCGCTTCCCCTGGGCATGGAGGCGGCCCGGGAAGTTCTGGAATTCCGGTCGCCGTGCAGTCTGACGGAAGAGGAATTCTTATCCCGGGTCAACCTGTCTCTGCCGGAAGGCATCCGCTTCAGCGGTCTCGAAACGGTGGCGGACGGCTCCCCTTCGCTCGGTGCCTCGATCCAAGAACTGCGGTATACCCTGGATTTGACCGGAGAGGACGTGCCGCCCGGAGCATCGGAGCGCACGGCCCGGCGTGTTGCGGAAATGCGTGCAGATTGGCCGGCAGCCAAGGTCGAGATCGATGAGAAAAATCAGCAGATGGTCTTGCGGACTCCGACCGAACCGGGAAAAGGGGGCCGGGCCCAGGATATCGCCGCGGCTCTGCTGGATATTCCCCATGCCGTGTATCTTCTGCGTCGAGATGAGGTCGTCGTTCAGAGAAATTGA
- the rodA gene encoding rod shape-determining protein RodA, whose amino-acid sequence MIDRRVFSELDWRLVFVILLLCGVGVVVAASSANVISGDIHLRQALWVLAGLTAMFLAASLDYKILASYALGLYLAVNLLLVGLLLFGRIIAGTGRWFRIGGIGFQPSELAKVVLILVLASIFSEYKKRTLSAPVAGLGFALTLIPAVLVMLQPDLGTAAVFFPIMLAAFLLAGLNRKAVAVFLIVAVALGLLGWGVFLKDYQKKRLTTLINPSQDPRGAGYQILQSKIAVGSGGLTGKGFASGSQIQLRFLPARHTDFVFSVIGEEFGFLGVASVMMLFGLFFRRIFAAAAMSRDRMGVYIVFMAGVMIAFQFFINILMVIGFFPVTGIPLPFISYGGSSLVANGLACGLVLNVRMRRFANV is encoded by the coding sequence ATGATTGACCGCCGGGTTTTCAGCGAACTGGATTGGAGACTTGTCTTTGTCATTCTTCTGCTTTGCGGAGTCGGGGTGGTGGTTGCGGCAAGCTCCGCCAACGTCATATCGGGTGACATCCATCTCCGGCAGGCGCTCTGGGTCCTTGCCGGCCTGACGGCCATGTTCCTTGCGGCCTCCCTGGACTACAAAATTCTGGCCTCCTACGCCCTCGGGCTTTATTTGGCCGTGAACCTCCTTCTCGTCGGACTGCTGCTGTTCGGTCGGATCATCGCCGGAACAGGGCGGTGGTTTCGGATCGGCGGCATCGGGTTCCAACCCTCGGAATTGGCCAAAGTCGTTCTCATCCTTGTCCTGGCTTCGATCTTCAGCGAGTATAAAAAGAGAACTTTGTCGGCCCCCGTGGCCGGGCTCGGTTTTGCCCTGACGCTGATTCCGGCGGTTCTGGTGATGCTCCAACCGGACCTCGGCACGGCCGCGGTTTTTTTCCCCATCATGCTCGCGGCTTTCCTCCTGGCCGGACTGAACCGGAAAGCCGTCGCCGTTTTCCTGATTGTCGCTGTGGCTCTCGGCCTTCTGGGATGGGGTGTTTTTCTCAAGGACTACCAGAAGAAACGTCTGACGACGCTGATCAATCCCTCCCAGGACCCAAGAGGCGCGGGATACCAGATTTTGCAGTCGAAGATCGCGGTGGGCTCGGGCGGTCTGACGGGCAAGGGATTTGCCTCCGGATCGCAGATCCAGTTGAGATTTCTTCCGGCCCGGCACACGGATTTTGTCTTTTCCGTGATCGGCGAAGAGTTCGGATTTCTCGGAGTGGCGTCAGTCATGATGCTTTTCGGGCTGTTCTTCAGGAGAATCTTTGCGGCGGCGGCGATGTCCCGTGACAGAATGGGCGTCTATATCGTGTTCATGGCCGGGGTGATGATCGCTTTCCAATTTTTCATCAACATCCTCATGGTCATCGGTTTCTTTCCCGTGACCGGAATTCCTCTGCCGTTTATCAGCTACGGAGGATCCTCACTCGTTGCCAACGGACTGGCCTGCGGTCTTGTTCTCAATGTCCGGATGAGGCGGTTCGCCAACGTCTAA
- the mrdA gene encoding penicillin-binding protein 2, with amino-acid sequence MTEEKFYEDLSLVRKRVRIAVAALAVLFFAVLFAYWKLQIVDHAKFHRLAESNRLRERAIPSSRGLILDRNGVILAENTAGFRVSLIRENMAERDVSVKSVSRLLEMDEEVLLDRMEKFSGRPSFEPGVIKDNLTLEEVARIESRQKEFPELLVEIEARRSYPFGPAGAHVLGYLQEITEGEIRNSPSGRRRLGDMVGRTGIERHYQDLLAGRDGKALHVVDSHGRSREIMEKDEPIKGTNIRLSLDIDLQRKAEQLLEGREGSAVVMDVETGDILCLASFPTFDPNRFISRFSPEEWSELMEDPSFPLENRAIRGLYAPGSIFKLVMAAAGLESGLINETMTYACAGSIQLYGNVFHCWFRPGHGALNLAEAIRQSCNVYFYHIGRRMDVDDIARFAGLLGLGRLTGIDLPGEKEGLVPTVEWKKRTSGAPWYPGETISVSIGQGPLLVTPVQMAAMTAVIANRGRKVRPRIKLSDGDESRGRPAADLEDVVVLDIKRTTFEKIVEGMWRSVNAQGTGRGAAVEGFDVCGKTGSTQVISRERAEILARRGRIVKTHSWFSGFAPRRNPRIAVAVLVEHGGMGGETAAPVARELIRLFRDKYD; translated from the coding sequence ATGACTGAAGAAAAATTCTACGAAGATCTGTCGCTTGTCCGAAAAAGAGTGCGGATCGCGGTCGCGGCTCTCGCCGTTCTATTTTTCGCCGTGCTGTTTGCCTACTGGAAGCTCCAGATCGTCGATCATGCGAAATTTCACCGTTTGGCCGAGAGCAATCGTCTCCGGGAGCGGGCGATTCCCTCGTCGCGCGGATTGATCCTGGATCGCAACGGCGTGATTCTGGCTGAAAACACGGCCGGTTTCCGGGTTTCGCTGATTCGGGAGAACATGGCCGAGCGGGACGTTTCCGTAAAAAGCGTCAGCCGGCTTCTCGAAATGGACGAGGAGGTCCTTCTCGACCGCATGGAAAAATTCAGCGGACGGCCGTCCTTCGAACCCGGCGTCATCAAGGACAACCTGACTCTGGAAGAGGTGGCTCGGATCGAAAGCCGGCAGAAAGAATTTCCCGAGCTTCTGGTCGAAATTGAAGCCCGCAGATCCTATCCCTTCGGGCCGGCCGGGGCCCATGTTCTTGGATATCTGCAGGAGATCACGGAAGGCGAAATCCGGAATTCCCCGTCCGGCAGAAGGCGGCTGGGAGACATGGTCGGCCGGACGGGGATCGAACGTCATTACCAGGACCTGCTGGCCGGACGGGATGGAAAAGCCCTCCATGTCGTGGACAGCCATGGCCGAAGCCGCGAAATCATGGAGAAGGATGAACCGATCAAGGGAACGAATATCCGTCTCAGTCTGGACATCGATCTCCAAAGAAAAGCGGAACAGCTTCTCGAAGGGCGGGAAGGATCGGCCGTGGTTATGGACGTCGAAACTGGAGATATTTTGTGCCTGGCCAGCTTTCCCACCTTCGATCCAAACCGTTTCATCAGCCGTTTTTCTCCGGAGGAATGGTCGGAACTCATGGAAGATCCGTCTTTTCCCCTGGAGAACAGGGCGATCCGCGGCCTTTACGCTCCGGGCTCGATCTTCAAGCTGGTCATGGCCGCGGCCGGCCTGGAATCGGGTTTGATCAACGAGACCATGACTTATGCCTGTGCGGGCTCGATCCAACTTTACGGAAATGTTTTCCATTGCTGGTTTCGGCCCGGGCACGGCGCCCTCAATCTGGCCGAAGCCATCCGGCAGTCCTGCAATGTCTACTTTTATCACATCGGACGCAGGATGGATGTCGACGACATCGCCCGATTTGCCGGACTTCTGGGACTCGGCCGGTTGACAGGGATCGATCTTCCGGGGGAGAAGGAAGGCCTCGTTCCCACGGTCGAATGGAAAAAGCGCACGTCCGGGGCGCCCTGGTATCCCGGCGAGACGATTTCGGTATCCATCGGCCAGGGTCCTCTGCTGGTGACTCCCGTCCAGATGGCCGCCATGACGGCTGTTATCGCCAACAGGGGAAGAAAAGTCCGGCCGCGGATCAAGCTTTCCGACGGAGATGAATCGCGGGGGCGCCCTGCTGCGGACCTCGAAGATGTCGTTGTTCTCGACATCAAGCGGACAACCTTTGAAAAGATCGTGGAGGGCATGTGGCGGTCCGTCAATGCCCAGGGAACCGGCCGGGGCGCCGCGGTTGAGGGGTTCGATGTCTGCGGCAAAACCGGCTCGACTCAGGTCATCAGCCGGGAAAGAGCGGAGATCCTGGCCCGCCGCGGCCGGATTGTCAAAACACATTCCTGGTTTTCCGGCTTTGCTCCGCGCCGCAATCCGAGGATCGCCGTCGCCGTCCTGGTCGAGCATGGGGGCATGGGCGGAGAAACCGCGGCCCCGGTGGCCCGGGAATTGATCCGCCTTTTCAGGGACAAGTATGATTGA
- the mreD gene encoding rod shape-determining protein MreD, producing the protein MKNFYEVAAAVLASIFLFSILVLIHPSLVLVINPFALAVIYLAIVKGEMFGASAGTACGLVQDAFSMGVFGHTGLTKTLMGFLAGSISRKINIAPFSRRFLFVFLLSAGELALWTGLGRLLSAGRASFGSEWILLQPPAVALAVSLAFHIPGWFKARRKS; encoded by the coding sequence ATGAAAAACTTTTATGAAGTCGCGGCCGCGGTTCTGGCCTCCATTTTTCTTTTTTCGATCCTGGTTTTGATCCATCCCTCTCTGGTTCTTGTCATCAATCCTTTTGCCCTGGCCGTCATTTATCTGGCCATTGTCAAGGGAGAGATGTTCGGCGCCTCGGCCGGAACGGCCTGTGGTCTTGTTCAGGACGCTTTTTCCATGGGCGTTTTCGGCCATACCGGTCTCACGAAGACACTCATGGGGTTTCTGGCCGGTTCGATTTCCCGCAAGATCAACATTGCGCCGTTTTCGCGCAGGTTTCTTTTCGTGTTTCTGCTGAGCGCGGGGGAATTGGCGCTCTGGACGGGCCTCGGCCGACTGCTTTCGGCCGGGCGCGCGTCTTTCGGAAGTGAATGGATTCTGCTGCAGCCTCCGGCCGTCGCTCTGGCGGTCAGCCTGGCCTTCCATATTCCGGGTTGGTTCAAGGCCCGGAGGAAATCGTGA
- the mreC gene encoding rod shape-determining protein MreC, whose amino-acid sequence MPLSLKERKSFLVLGLLLALHLVLISVQVPFGAERTLFERAAFTVFSPFQRLFSAAAGGFSDAWRNNIGLRRARAENQRLKKDLFFLSQKNAFLLAELAAARSQDKARAALEGFRRHLITGRVIGVDAANVFSSVTINKGRHDGVVPNLAVCDRNGFLIGRTIEPISRRESRVQLITDDDSGVAVIVEGGGASGILSGDSRTGTCRLKYILATDPRGEKGQVLLTTGHDGIFPPGIRVGVIESVDSGGVLFKTVDVRPFFKMSALDVVAVLGTKTE is encoded by the coding sequence ATGCCGCTGTCGTTAAAGGAAAGAAAAAGCTTTCTCGTTCTCGGGTTGCTTCTGGCCTTGCATCTGGTCCTCATCTCCGTTCAAGTGCCTTTCGGGGCGGAGCGCACGCTTTTCGAAAGGGCCGCCTTCACCGTTTTTTCCCCTTTCCAAAGGCTCTTTTCCGCTGCGGCGGGAGGCTTTTCCGATGCCTGGCGGAACAACATTGGTTTGAGGCGGGCCCGGGCGGAAAACCAGCGTCTGAAAAAAGACCTGTTTTTCCTGAGCCAGAAAAATGCCTTTCTTCTCGCGGAACTTGCCGCCGCGCGCAGCCAAGACAAGGCCCGGGCCGCACTGGAGGGCTTTCGCAGACATCTCATCACGGGCCGGGTCATTGGAGTCGACGCCGCCAACGTCTTCAGTTCCGTGACAATCAATAAGGGACGCCATGACGGCGTCGTTCCCAATCTGGCCGTTTGCGATAGAAACGGTTTCCTCATCGGACGGACGATCGAGCCGATTTCCCGGCGGGAAAGCCGTGTCCAACTCATCACCGACGACGACAGCGGCGTCGCCGTCATCGTCGAGGGAGGCGGCGCATCCGGGATTCTGTCGGGGGATTCCCGAACCGGCACATGCCGCCTGAAATATATCCTGGCCACGGATCCCCGGGGCGAAAAGGGTCAGGTTCTTTTAACCACGGGACATGACGGCATTTTCCCGCCGGGAATTCGGGTCGGTGTCATCGAGTCCGTTGATTCGGGCGGGGTTCTGTTCAAAACCGTGGATGTCCGGCCTTTTTTCAAAATGAGCGCCCTGGATGTTGTGGCCGTCCTGGGAACGAAGACGGAGTGA